A part of Caloenas nicobarica isolate bCalNic1 chromosome 10, bCalNic1.hap1, whole genome shotgun sequence genomic DNA contains:
- the NR2F2 gene encoding COUP transcription factor 2 isoform X2: MQAIWDLEQGKYGFAVQRGRMPPTQPTHGQFALTNGDPLNCHSYLSGYISLLLRAEPYPTSRFGSQCMQPNNIMGIENICELAARMLFSAVEWARNIPFFPDLQITDQVALLRLTWSELFVLNAAQCSMPLHVAPLLAAAGLHASPMSADRVVAFMDHIRIFQEQVEKLKALHVDSAEYSCLKAIVLFTSDACGLSDVAHVESLQEKSQCALEEYVRSQYPNQPTRFGKLLLRLPSLRTVSSSVIEQLFFVRLVGKTPIETLIRDMLLSGSSFNWPYMSIQ; this comes from the exons atgcaAGCGATTTGGGACCTTGAACAAGGCAAATATGGTTTTG CGGTCCAGAGAGGCAGAATGCCACCCACACAGCCAACTCACGGTCAGTTCGCCTTGACAAACGGGGACCCTCTCAACTGCCATTCCTACCTATCCGGATATATCTCCCTTCTTCTGAGAGCAGAGCCCTACCCCACCTCCCGCTTTGGCAGTCAGTGCATGCAACCCAACAACATCATGGGCATCGAGAACATTTGTGAACTGGCAGCTAGGATGCTCTTCAGCGCCGTGGAGTGGGCCAGGAATATCCCCTTCTTCCCAGACCTCCAGATCACAGACCAGGTGGCCCTGCTGAGGCTGACCTGGAGCGAGTTGTTTGTCCTCAACGCTGCCCAGTGCTCCATGCCCCTCCACGTAGCCCCGCTCCTGGCAGCCGCCGGCCTCCATGCTTCGCCAATGTCTGCTGACCGAGTGGTCGCCTTTATGGACCACATACGAATCTTCCAAGAGCAAGtagaaaaactgaaagcattGCATGTCGACTCTGCAGAATATAGCTGTTTAAAGGCCATAGTCCTCTTCACCTCAG ATGCCTGTGGTCTCTCTGATGTAGCCCATGTTGAAAGTTTACAGGAGAAGTCACAGTGTGCTTTGGAAGAGTATGTTAGGAGCCAGTATCCCAACCAGCCAACACGATTCGGGAAGCTATTACTACGTCTCCCCTCCCTTCGCACTGTCTCCTCTTCTGTCATAGAGCAATTGTTTTTCGTCCGTTTGGTAGGTAAAACCCCCATAGAAACCCTAATCAGGGATATGTTACTGTCTGGCAGCAGTTTTAACTGGCCTTATATGTCCATTCAATAA
- the NR2F2 gene encoding COUP transcription factor 2 isoform X1: protein MAMVVGAWRDPQDDVPGAQGTQPSQAPPVQGPPAGAPHTPQTPGPGGPPSTPAQTNQPSQQNQGDKQQQQQHIECVVCGDKSSGKHYGQFTCEGCKSFFKRSVRRNLSYTCRANRNCPIDQHHRNQCQYCRLKKCLKVGMRREAVQRGRMPPTQPTHGQFALTNGDPLNCHSYLSGYISLLLRAEPYPTSRFGSQCMQPNNIMGIENICELAARMLFSAVEWARNIPFFPDLQITDQVALLRLTWSELFVLNAAQCSMPLHVAPLLAAAGLHASPMSADRVVAFMDHIRIFQEQVEKLKALHVDSAEYSCLKAIVLFTSDACGLSDVAHVESLQEKSQCALEEYVRSQYPNQPTRFGKLLLRLPSLRTVSSSVIEQLFFVRLVGKTPIETLIRDMLLSGSSFNWPYMSIQ, encoded by the exons ATGGCAATGGTAGTCGGTGCGTGGCGAGACCCCCAGGACGATGTGCCCGGAGCTCAGGGAACGCAGCCTTCGCAAGCCCCGCCGGTGCAGGGACCTCCGGCCGGGGCCCCGCACACCCCACAGACCCCGGGGCCCGGGGGCCCTCCCAGTACGCCAGCCCAGACCAACCAGCCAAGCCAGCAGAACCAAGGagacaaacagcagcagcagcagcacattgAATGTGTGGTTTGTGGGGACAAGTCTAGTGGCAAACATTATGGCCAGTTTACCTGCGAGGGTTGCAAGAGTTTCTTCAAGCGGAGTGTAAGGAGGAATCTCAGCTACACTTGTCGTGCCAACAGGAACTGTCCCATTGACCAGCACCACCGCAATCAGTGTCAGTACTGCCGCCTCAAAAAATGCCTCAAAGTTGGCATGAGACGGGAAG CGGTCCAGAGAGGCAGAATGCCACCCACACAGCCAACTCACGGTCAGTTCGCCTTGACAAACGGGGACCCTCTCAACTGCCATTCCTACCTATCCGGATATATCTCCCTTCTTCTGAGAGCAGAGCCCTACCCCACCTCCCGCTTTGGCAGTCAGTGCATGCAACCCAACAACATCATGGGCATCGAGAACATTTGTGAACTGGCAGCTAGGATGCTCTTCAGCGCCGTGGAGTGGGCCAGGAATATCCCCTTCTTCCCAGACCTCCAGATCACAGACCAGGTGGCCCTGCTGAGGCTGACCTGGAGCGAGTTGTTTGTCCTCAACGCTGCCCAGTGCTCCATGCCCCTCCACGTAGCCCCGCTCCTGGCAGCCGCCGGCCTCCATGCTTCGCCAATGTCTGCTGACCGAGTGGTCGCCTTTATGGACCACATACGAATCTTCCAAGAGCAAGtagaaaaactgaaagcattGCATGTCGACTCTGCAGAATATAGCTGTTTAAAGGCCATAGTCCTCTTCACCTCAG ATGCCTGTGGTCTCTCTGATGTAGCCCATGTTGAAAGTTTACAGGAGAAGTCACAGTGTGCTTTGGAAGAGTATGTTAGGAGCCAGTATCCCAACCAGCCAACACGATTCGGGAAGCTATTACTACGTCTCCCCTCCCTTCGCACTGTCTCCTCTTCTGTCATAGAGCAATTGTTTTTCGTCCGTTTGGTAGGTAAAACCCCCATAGAAACCCTAATCAGGGATATGTTACTGTCTGGCAGCAGTTTTAACTGGCCTTATATGTCCATTCAATAA